A single window of Paenibacillus sp. FSL H8-0537 DNA harbors:
- a CDS encoding effector binding domain-containing protein, which translates to MERKREAEVVALPLFQVVGFKVEASVQEFESGFGKKTYHSLVERKAEILHRKNDHILLIQIYPMTADFNPQTDRFTNIICCEVSELGDVPLHMMSHTVAESKYAAYTHIGPESELSRSYNYLYGEWMEETGHVPQHYDFEVWDERYEPESTENEIDIFVALKQ; encoded by the coding sequence ATGGAACGGAAACGAGAAGCAGAGGTCGTAGCACTGCCGCTTTTCCAGGTCGTAGGCTTTAAAGTAGAAGCGAGCGTTCAAGAGTTTGAGTCGGGATTTGGAAAGAAGACCTATCATTCTTTAGTAGAAAGAAAAGCAGAAATTTTGCATAGGAAAAATGACCATATTCTTTTAATTCAAATTTATCCGATGACTGCTGATTTTAATCCCCAGACAGATCGGTTCACAAATATCATTTGCTGCGAAGTAAGCGAGCTCGGCGATGTGCCGCTGCATATGATGAGTCATACGGTGGCTGAAAGCAAGTATGCGGCCTACACGCATATCGGGCCTGAATCGGAGCTTAGCCGCTCGTATAATTATCTTTATGGCGAGTGGATGGAAGAAACGGGACATGTGCCGCAGCATTATGATTTCGAAGTTTGGGATGAGCGATATGAACCCGAAAGCACAGAAAATGAGATTGATATATTTGTGGCGTTGAAGCAATAG
- a CDS encoding LysM peptidoglycan-binding domain-containing protein → MHIHTVKKGDTLWQLGQRFGVSTDAIATANGISADVPLVIGQAIIIPLEAGNHKVLPGESLWSIGLKYGVTIEQLMRANELKNPALIKAGQVLVIPQPEKPIIEVNGYTEKFGANGVALVHEIGANLTYLSPFSYRVQLDGTLVPIDDSAIIEAAFQEKAAPMMVLTNFENGTFSSDIAHAVLTDAAIQSAVIASVLSVMQQKRYMALNVDFEYVRAADREAYNAFLQKLVDTLHPYHLLVSTCLAPKQSAEQKGTLYEGHDYAAHGRIVDFVILMTYEWGWSGGPPLAVAPLNEVVKVLNYALSVIPASKIVMGMPLYGYDWTLPYVKGGKWAPTVNPPQAVARAAKYGATIQYDPIAESPHYTYYDEQGAQHEVWYEDARSVQAKFNIVKDYKLRGVSYWVLGVPFPQNWYVLQQNFTVRKLV, encoded by the coding sequence ATGCATATCCATACGGTTAAAAAAGGCGATACGCTGTGGCAGCTCGGACAGCGCTTCGGCGTCAGCACGGATGCTATCGCTACAGCAAATGGCATATCCGCTGATGTTCCACTCGTCATTGGCCAGGCAATCATTATTCCTTTGGAGGCTGGCAATCATAAGGTGCTTCCGGGAGAAAGCCTATGGTCCATCGGCCTGAAATACGGCGTTACAATCGAACAACTCATGCGCGCAAACGAGCTCAAAAACCCTGCCCTCATTAAGGCAGGCCAAGTGCTCGTCATACCGCAGCCGGAGAAGCCTATCATAGAAGTGAACGGCTATACGGAAAAATTCGGCGCAAACGGCGTAGCGCTCGTCCATGAAATTGGCGCCAACCTTACTTATCTGAGCCCATTCAGCTATCGTGTCCAGTTGGACGGCACGCTTGTGCCAATTGACGACAGCGCTATAATTGAAGCGGCGTTTCAAGAGAAAGCAGCACCAATGATGGTGCTGACCAATTTCGAGAACGGCACCTTCAGCAGCGATATTGCCCATGCTGTGCTGACAGATGCCGCGATTCAAAGCGCGGTCATTGCAAGCGTCTTGTCCGTGATGCAGCAGAAGCGCTACATGGCGCTGAATGTGGATTTTGAATATGTGCGGGCGGCAGATCGTGAAGCGTATAATGCTTTTTTGCAAAAGCTGGTGGATACGCTGCATCCCTATCATCTGCTCGTATCTACTTGTCTTGCCCCGAAGCAAAGCGCGGAGCAGAAAGGCACGTTATACGAGGGGCATGATTATGCCGCCCATGGACGGATTGTCGATTTTGTTATTTTGATGACGTATGAATGGGGCTGGTCTGGCGGACCTCCGCTCGCTGTCGCTCCACTCAACGAAGTCGTTAAGGTGCTGAATTATGCGCTATCCGTCATCCCCGCCTCCAAAATTGTCATGGGCATGCCGCTCTATGGCTATGACTGGACGCTGCCGTACGTAAAAGGCGGCAAGTGGGCGCCGACAGTCAATCCGCCCCAAGCCGTCGCTCGGGCCGCTAAATATGGCGCAACGATTCAATATGATCCGATAGCCGAATCGCCTCATTATACTTACTATGATGAACAAGGCGCGCAGCATGAGGTCTGGTATGAGGACGCCCGCAGCGTACAAGCCAAATTCAATATTGTGAAGGATTATAAGCTCAGAGGAGTAAGCTACTGGGTGCTTGGCGTACCCTTTCCCCAAAATTGGTACGTCCTGCAGCAAAATTTCACCGTCCGCAAGCTGGTGTAG
- the essC gene encoding type VII secretion protein EssC, giving the protein MDVKNDNDTQIQRTPRIMPYYPEGELVLQDPAKPLGKPTFAWLTILVPPLAMLVVAIFMSTLTKSHIMLISTIGMTTVTVVVSILNYRSTVKKHEEQTKKQEKKYLDYLFNIRYELLEASNQQREALRVISPSIDECISIVRQRQKQLWERTAMETDFLTIRIGNGMQPLALNPTYTSNTKAVDEDNPLEKIASTICEELAFVQDVPVQIPLQSISTLGLFGKRAEVSEFLNAMLVHLTTHHGFDDVKIVGLFDQAEMEMWGWTKWLPHTWDKDREIRFLASNEYEASILADVLLPEMKRREEDKPSYGTKTIKLPHYVFLMLAPTLWEDSDLMKYIVSNNDSLGITSIFISERIDVALPLNSQVIIEVKNGQGMTKKDLNHCMGQSTYHFLSDSVSSKNAEVFARMLAPLTIKETKNNSFIPPMVTFLDSFNVKLVEELNIANRWGTNQANRTLAVPLGQASAGKTLLFDMHEKNYGPHGLVAGTTGSGKSELLQSLLLALAVNYHPHEIAFVLIDYKGGGMANAFAGLPHLVGTITNLGGNQINRALASIKSELLRRQRLFGEAGVTSIDDYIVLYREQKVQLPLPHLIIVVDEFAELKSDQPEFMKELVSAARVGRSLGIHLILATQKPSGVVDDQIWSNSRFKLCLKVQTPSDSQEMLKRPDAAEIKEKGRGYLQVGNNEVFTLFQSSWSGAPYNNTDSEQEIEIKANALGFNGERKRLLPKISNNNESKRLNQLESVVKYINQVSEERNIREAFQLWLPPLPELLSLQELLVNEEGWDGQQWTEPSDYLVAPVGLIDNPSQQAQYQLKIDFGRDGHLLIYGAPSSGKTTMLKTILMSLALKYNPDYVHFYILDFGTRTLGVFNDIPHLGDVIYPEDEQKVDKLLQLLLNELEDRKRKFSKLGISNLVAYRSYTKEEIPSIVVALDNYTGFAESYVEQVLELGKLVREGGNYGIYFVFTGNAINTFPYRIAQNIKQSIVFQMVDSSDYSSIVGRTEGLEPAKVVGRGLVKDQMPLEFQGATPVEGGSDDQIAEGIRVLSGHMKDKWKKKQVKTIAIIPDELSIKEFIANAKINASDREGKNYTFPIGLDWDNTLPFEVDVSSTNSLLISYAPTVNAELLFASLLHSMSAFLDAERVKINVFDSSTVLKSSENAHMENVHYMRTESEFSLLTHSVIEQLQIRKNDSREYVANMDDPDQFNESDYILSRYPLFIICLPDLKASIELMDGDSLQHMERIARFGGGLGVHLLIGGLADDIDQLQLVTSLVPLLAEGKSKMLAGGKPFEHTTLIGDSYKGDFQELNRKMQDGEARFVLGNEIRRLKMPTAL; this is encoded by the coding sequence ATGGATGTAAAAAATGATAATGACACGCAAATTCAAAGAACACCTAGAATTATGCCTTATTACCCAGAAGGTGAGCTAGTTCTTCAGGATCCTGCAAAACCACTGGGCAAGCCAACATTTGCATGGCTTACGATTTTAGTTCCTCCGCTTGCGATGCTTGTTGTTGCTATATTTATGTCAACTCTAACTAAATCACATATTATGTTAATTTCTACAATTGGAATGACGACTGTGACGGTAGTTGTATCCATACTAAATTACAGATCAACAGTTAAGAAGCATGAAGAGCAAACGAAAAAGCAGGAGAAGAAGTACCTCGATTATCTATTTAATATCCGTTATGAATTGTTGGAAGCATCTAATCAGCAACGGGAAGCACTCCGCGTTATATCTCCCTCGATAGATGAATGTATCTCCATTGTTAGACAAAGACAGAAGCAATTGTGGGAACGAACGGCAATGGAGACGGACTTTTTAACGATAAGAATAGGGAATGGGATGCAGCCCTTAGCTCTTAATCCTACATACACGTCTAATACAAAAGCGGTAGATGAAGATAACCCATTAGAAAAAATAGCGAGTACCATTTGTGAAGAATTGGCCTTTGTTCAGGATGTGCCCGTGCAAATTCCTTTACAGTCGATTAGCACATTGGGGCTCTTCGGGAAAAGGGCAGAAGTTAGCGAGTTTTTGAATGCTATGCTTGTACACTTGACTACTCATCACGGTTTCGATGATGTCAAAATTGTAGGTCTGTTTGATCAGGCTGAGATGGAGATGTGGGGATGGACAAAGTGGCTGCCGCACACTTGGGATAAAGATCGTGAAATTCGTTTTTTAGCTAGCAATGAGTATGAAGCTTCTATCCTTGCAGACGTTCTATTACCCGAAATGAAGAGGCGGGAAGAGGACAAGCCCTCCTATGGAACAAAGACGATTAAGCTGCCGCACTACGTTTTTCTCATGCTTGCTCCCACATTGTGGGAAGATTCCGATCTAATGAAATATATCGTTTCAAACAATGATTCGTTGGGGATAACGAGCATCTTTATTTCGGAGAGAATTGATGTGGCGCTTCCTTTGAATTCCCAGGTCATTATCGAAGTGAAGAACGGCCAAGGCATGACTAAGAAAGATTTAAATCATTGTATGGGGCAAAGCACCTATCATTTTTTATCTGATAGCGTAAGCAGCAAAAATGCAGAAGTTTTTGCGAGAATGCTGGCTCCTTTAACGATTAAAGAGACAAAAAATAATAGCTTTATTCCTCCAATGGTTACTTTTCTAGATAGCTTTAATGTCAAGCTTGTCGAGGAATTGAACATTGCCAATCGTTGGGGCACAAATCAGGCTAATCGAACGCTCGCTGTACCACTTGGACAGGCTAGTGCAGGCAAAACCTTGCTGTTTGATATGCATGAGAAAAATTATGGGCCCCATGGTCTAGTAGCAGGCACAACGGGCTCGGGGAAAAGTGAGCTTTTGCAATCCTTATTGCTGGCTTTAGCTGTTAATTACCATCCGCATGAAATTGCTTTCGTTCTCATTGATTATAAAGGCGGCGGAATGGCAAATGCCTTTGCTGGTTTGCCTCATCTGGTCGGAACGATTACGAATTTAGGCGGTAACCAAATTAATAGAGCGCTGGCCTCGATCAAAAGTGAGCTTTTGCGTAGACAGCGTTTGTTTGGTGAAGCGGGAGTAACAAGCATTGACGATTACATTGTGTTGTATCGCGAGCAAAAGGTTCAATTGCCATTGCCTCATTTAATAATCGTTGTGGACGAGTTTGCTGAGCTTAAATCTGATCAGCCTGAGTTTATGAAGGAGCTTGTTAGTGCGGCTAGGGTTGGCCGAAGCTTAGGCATTCATCTTATTTTAGCGACTCAAAAGCCTTCAGGTGTTGTTGATGATCAAATATGGAGTAACTCCAGATTTAAATTATGTTTGAAGGTTCAAACGCCATCTGATAGCCAGGAAATGTTAAAGCGTCCTGATGCTGCTGAGATAAAGGAAAAAGGCAGAGGTTATTTGCAGGTAGGGAATAATGAAGTGTTCACCCTATTCCAATCCTCGTGGAGTGGTGCTCCTTATAATAATACGGATAGTGAGCAAGAAATTGAAATTAAAGCCAATGCTCTTGGTTTCAATGGTGAGCGTAAGCGCCTTTTGCCAAAAATCAGTAATAATAATGAGTCTAAACGCTTAAATCAGCTGGAATCAGTAGTGAAATATATTAATCAGGTATCTGAGGAGAGAAATATTCGAGAAGCATTCCAATTATGGCTGCCGCCACTGCCGGAATTATTGAGCCTACAGGAACTATTGGTCAACGAGGAAGGCTGGGATGGACAGCAATGGACGGAGCCGAGTGATTATCTAGTAGCTCCTGTTGGATTAATTGATAACCCTTCACAGCAAGCGCAATACCAGCTCAAAATTGATTTTGGAAGAGATGGACATCTGCTTATCTATGGTGCGCCAAGCAGTGGGAAAACAACGATGTTAAAAACCATTTTGATGTCGCTTGCGCTGAAATATAATCCAGACTATGTGCACTTTTATATTTTGGATTTTGGTACGAGAACGTTAGGTGTTTTTAATGATATTCCTCATCTGGGCGACGTTATTTATCCGGAAGATGAGCAGAAAGTAGATAAATTACTACAACTGCTATTAAACGAATTGGAAGATCGCAAGCGGAAGTTTTCTAAGCTGGGGATTAGCAATCTGGTAGCTTACCGTTCTTATACAAAAGAAGAGATTCCTTCTATCGTTGTTGCTCTAGATAACTATACGGGGTTCGCGGAAAGTTATGTGGAACAAGTGTTGGAATTAGGGAAGCTAGTAAGGGAAGGCGGAAATTATGGCATTTATTTTGTTTTTACAGGAAATGCCATAAATACTTTCCCTTACCGAATTGCCCAAAATATAAAACAATCCATTGTATTTCAGATGGTGGATTCTTCCGATTACTCAAGCATTGTTGGACGTACAGAGGGATTGGAGCCGGCTAAGGTTGTTGGACGGGGACTTGTGAAAGATCAAATGCCTTTAGAATTCCAAGGAGCTACCCCTGTTGAAGGGGGAAGTGATGATCAGATTGCGGAAGGCATTCGTGTACTATCGGGGCATATGAAGGATAAGTGGAAAAAGAAACAGGTAAAAACAATTGCTATTATTCCGGATGAGCTTAGCATTAAGGAGTTTATTGCGAATGCAAAAATAAACGCCAGTGATCGGGAAGGGAAGAATTATACATTTCCAATCGGGCTGGATTGGGACAATACTCTTCCGTTCGAGGTGGATGTAAGCAGCACGAATAGTCTTCTCATTTCTTATGCTCCAACGGTAAATGCGGAACTGCTGTTTGCTTCCTTGCTTCACTCCATGAGCGCTTTTCTGGATGCTGAACGGGTGAAAATCAATGTTTTCGATAGTTCGACCGTTCTTAAGTCAAGTGAAAATGCCCATATGGAAAATGTTCATTATATGCGAACGGAAAGCGAGTTTTCATTATTAACCCACTCTGTTATAGAACAATTGCAAATTCGAAAAAATGATTCCCGTGAATATGTTGCGAATATGGATGATCCTGATCAGTTTAATGAAAGCGACTATATCCTCAGTCGATATCCGCTGTTCATTATCTGCCTTCCAGATCTTAAGGCTTCGATCGAGCTGATGGATGGTGACTCACTGCAGCATATGGAGAGGATAGCTCGTTTTGGTGGGGGCTTGGGAGTCCACTTATTAATTGGCGGGCTTGCGGATGACATAGATCAATTGCAGTTGGTGACATCATTGGTGCCTTTGCTGGCTGAAGGGAAGTCTAAGATGCTGGCTGGAGGTAAGCCCTTCGAGCATACAACGCTTATTGGAGACAGTTATAAAGGTGATTTCCAAGAATTAAATCGCAAGATGCAAGATGGGGAAGCAAGGTTCGTATTGGGAAATGAAATTAGAAGATTGAAAATGCCGACCGCATTGTAG
- a CDS encoding WXG100 family type VII secretion target, translated as MVTSMQVSGYSTQCTELIRSAQACSSEMSQSIKGMTSYWNEMGQAQFAAECQGWIKAMNEVQRQLSQVQTSLNQYSSQLRQEELAKEREAARQREQEAAARNAAKTTTVKTR; from the coding sequence ATGGTTACTTCGATGCAGGTTAGTGGCTATAGTACCCAATGTACGGAGCTAATAAGAAGCGCTCAAGCATGCAGCAGTGAAATGAGCCAATCGATTAAAGGCATGACCTCCTACTGGAACGAAATGGGTCAAGCTCAATTCGCAGCAGAATGTCAAGGCTGGATTAAAGCTATGAATGAGGTTCAGCGGCAGCTTTCGCAAGTGCAGACAAGCCTTAATCAGTATTCTAGCCAATTGAGGCAAGAGGAGCTTGCTAAAGAACGTGAGGCAGCAAGGCAGCGTGAGCAAGAAGCTGCTGCAAGAAATGCTGCGAAAACAACAACTGTAAAGACTAGGTGA
- a CDS encoding pilus assembly protein CpaF, protein MINFILIVIVIVAIIGFIYFWMTRRNSKEESANYLKYDMNEIVVFIRKAFEEIIASSLYEGSPGVEEYNRRKARRRELQKALRSCMHGDLSAKKFVKLYMRDLLLNTYGLNETNVNTVIRFDYMDKLSSQDCFEILLHVYQKDHRQEAFNKIIDKYNLDQLVKLEDGSKGYRITEEQIRSIYLAEKPRLTFQDKVDIIVQRAYQIYKGLGAIDELRDQNIDGINGGTSGMPPDVVQNIDINHYVNQQRFIARSYDAIWIFYRGKSLQLEFLSFGSEQELKRVCQNIYGFGNPGQLNEARGYIINDMADGSRVVVVRPKMAESWAFFVRKFNDSLTDLEEQIKDEGSELVINMLIYLILGHQVTAITGRQGSGKTTLLKALIKYIYAKNIRIQETSFEIWARKMYPHKNILSFRETPTVSGQDGLDVQKKTDGAVNIVGEAATHSVVSYVIQAAQVASEYTLFTHHGKTLANLINALRNSLIASGAFSNEKIAESQVVEALGFNVHLVLRSGKRFVERVTEIIPVDTQYEYPKTYKEAENVTDKLDAFMDTMTEYFGRVTDRQSYQYRDVIVWENDKYVVKDRITARKAEEMLKNMDHDDAESFKAFLLAHWGEAA, encoded by the coding sequence ATGATTAATTTTATTCTGATTGTCATTGTGATTGTAGCTATTATCGGATTTATATATTTCTGGATGACGAGGCGGAACTCAAAGGAAGAGTCGGCTAACTATTTGAAATATGACATGAATGAAATTGTGGTGTTCATTAGAAAAGCTTTCGAAGAAATTATCGCTTCATCTTTATATGAAGGCAGTCCAGGAGTAGAAGAATACAACCGTAGGAAGGCGCGCAGGAGGGAATTGCAGAAGGCGCTGCGTTCCTGTATGCATGGTGACCTGTCAGCGAAGAAATTTGTAAAGCTTTATATGCGCGACCTGCTATTGAATACGTATGGTTTAAATGAGACTAATGTGAATACCGTCATTAGATTTGATTATATGGACAAGCTTAGCTCTCAGGATTGCTTTGAGATTTTATTGCATGTTTATCAAAAAGACCATCGCCAAGAGGCTTTTAATAAAATCATCGATAAATATAATCTAGACCAGCTCGTAAAGCTGGAGGATGGCTCTAAAGGTTATCGTATAACGGAAGAACAAATTCGCAGCATTTATCTGGCGGAAAAACCGAGGCTTACCTTTCAGGATAAAGTCGACATTATCGTACAGAGAGCCTATCAAATTTATAAAGGCTTGGGTGCTATTGATGAGCTCCGTGATCAGAATATAGACGGTATTAATGGCGGGACAAGCGGTATGCCTCCAGATGTCGTACAAAATATTGATATTAATCATTATGTAAATCAGCAAAGATTTATTGCTCGATCTTATGATGCCATATGGATATTTTATCGGGGGAAATCCTTGCAGCTGGAGTTTCTCAGCTTCGGCTCCGAGCAAGAATTAAAGCGTGTTTGTCAAAATATTTATGGATTTGGTAATCCGGGACAGCTCAATGAGGCTAGAGGCTACATTATTAACGATATGGCGGATGGCAGCCGGGTCGTTGTCGTCAGACCGAAAATGGCGGAAAGCTGGGCCTTTTTCGTTCGTAAATTCAATGATTCGCTTACTGATTTGGAAGAACAGATTAAGGATGAAGGATCTGAGCTCGTTATTAATATGCTCATTTATCTTATTTTGGGGCATCAGGTCACAGCTATAACCGGTCGGCAGGGTTCCGGTAAAACCACACTGCTTAAGGCGTTAATCAAATATATTTATGCTAAAAACATTCGGATTCAGGAGACATCGTTTGAAATTTGGGCGCGAAAAATGTATCCTCACAAAAATATTTTGTCCTTCAGAGAAACGCCAACCGTTAGTGGGCAAGATGGGCTGGATGTTCAGAAAAAGACGGATGGTGCGGTTAACATTGTCGGTGAGGCGGCTACACATTCTGTCGTTAGTTATGTCATTCAGGCAGCACAGGTTGCTTCCGAATATACCTTATTCACGCATCATGGCAAAACATTAGCGAATTTGATTAATGCCCTTCGTAACAGCTTGATTGCTTCGGGCGCATTTTCCAATGAGAAAATAGCTGAAAGTCAGGTCGTTGAGGCATTGGGCTTTAATGTTCATTTGGTCCTTCGTTCGGGGAAACGGTTCGTTGAGCGAGTCACGGAAATCATTCCTGTCGATACCCAATATGAATATCCTAAAACGTATAAAGAGGCTGAAAATGTAACCGATAAGCTGGATGCTTTTATGGATACGATGACCGAATATTTTGGCCGCGTTACGGATCGACAATCCTATCAATATAGAGACGTGATTGTTTGGGAAAATGATAAGTATGTGGTGAAGGACAGAATAACAGCGCGTAAAGCGGAAGAAATGCTCAAAAATATGGATCATGATGATGCCGAAAGCTTTAAAGCCTTTTTATTGGCCCATTGGGGGGAAGCGGCATGA